In one window of Bifidobacterium sp. WK041_4_12 DNA:
- a CDS encoding sterol carrier family protein, which translates to MAVIREKDIIVGEQSLQQWAASARDMISMHADARGGSHFVSPALPRPVWAMSVRYSLYLLQLRAPGPGVEVRVAPWGAVKILDGPASDPHNLTPPDVIELDPDVWLRLACGITQWAEEKQAGHISAIGERDDLSALLPLM; encoded by the coding sequence ATGGCTGTGATTCGAGAAAAAGACATTATCGTCGGCGAGCAATCATTGCAACAATGGGCAGCGTCTGCAAGAGACATGATCTCCATGCATGCTGACGCACGGGGGGGCTCTCACTTTGTCTCCCCTGCTCTTCCAAGACCTGTGTGGGCGATGTCGGTGCGATACTCGCTGTATCTTCTGCAACTGCGAGCGCCCGGGCCGGGTGTAGAGGTGCGTGTGGCACCTTGGGGTGCAGTGAAGATTCTCGACGGGCCAGCTTCTGACCCCCATAACCTGACGCCACCCGACGTCATCGAATTGGATCCGGACGTTTGGCTTCGCTTGGCATGTGGCATAACGCAATGGGCAGAAGAGAAACAGGCTGGGCATATCTCAGCCATTGGCGAGAGAGACGATCTGAGCGCGCTGCTGCCCCTGATGTGA
- the trpS gene encoding tryptophan--tRNA ligase translates to MTDVEQLTAAGNEISASFMAAKKRSDKTLAALKANPSQFTMLTGDRPTGRLHLGHYFGSILERVQMQERGVHTNLIIADYQVITDRDTTAHIQDNVLNMVLDYLAAGIDPNKTMIYTHSAVPAENQLLLPFLSLITEAELHRNPTVKSEMEASGHALTGLLLTYPVHQACDILFCKANVVPIGKDNLPHVELTRTIARRFNERYSPKHEIFPEPSAILSEAPEIPGLDGRKMSKSYGNSIQLGASAEETAKLIKKSPTDSERMITFDPIARPQVSALLTTAGLVTGRKPEEIAEEIGNGGSGTLKQYVTEQVNEFLAPHRERRAELAKDMDSVRDILEEGNRKANEIAEKTLDEVRSAMGMVY, encoded by the coding sequence ATGACGGACGTAGAGCAGTTGACTGCAGCTGGTAATGAGATAAGTGCGAGCTTCATGGCCGCCAAGAAGCGATCTGACAAGACACTCGCAGCGCTTAAGGCAAACCCGTCACAGTTCACGATGCTCACGGGAGACCGTCCAACCGGCCGACTTCACCTGGGACATTACTTTGGATCGATTCTGGAACGCGTGCAGATGCAGGAGCGCGGGGTCCATACCAATCTGATCATCGCTGACTATCAGGTCATCACCGACCGCGACACCACCGCACATATTCAAGACAACGTCCTGAATATGGTTCTCGACTATCTTGCAGCGGGCATTGATCCGAACAAGACCATGATCTATACGCATTCAGCGGTTCCTGCGGAGAATCAGCTCTTGCTTCCCTTCCTTTCTCTGATCACGGAAGCGGAGCTGCATCGCAATCCAACCGTGAAATCCGAGATGGAAGCCAGCGGTCATGCGCTCACCGGGCTGCTGCTGACATACCCCGTGCATCAGGCGTGCGATATCCTGTTCTGCAAGGCCAACGTCGTGCCGATTGGCAAGGATAATCTTCCACATGTCGAGCTGACGCGCACCATTGCCCGCCGGTTCAACGAGCGGTACAGTCCGAAGCACGAGATTTTCCCCGAGCCATCGGCAATCCTGTCCGAAGCGCCCGAAATCCCGGGGCTTGATGGCCGCAAGATGAGCAAATCGTACGGCAACTCGATTCAGCTGGGCGCGAGCGCAGAGGAAACCGCAAAGCTTATCAAGAAATCGCCAACCGATTCCGAACGCATGATAACCTTCGACCCCATCGCACGCCCACAGGTCTCTGCGCTGCTGACGACCGCCGGCCTGGTTACCGGCAGGAAGCCGGAAGAGATTGCCGAGGAAATCGGCAATGGCGGTTCCGGCACGTTAAAGCAGTATGTGACCGAACAGGTGAACGAGTTCCTCGCTCCACACCGTGAGCGCCGCGCCGAACTGGCCAAAGACATGGATTCGGTTCGCGACATTCTTGAGGAAGGCAATCGCAAGGCCAACGAAATCGCAGAAAAGACTCTCGATGAAGTCCGTTCCGCGATGGGTATGGTGTACTGA
- a CDS encoding rhomboid family intramembrane serine protease translates to MHNGFNGFSNFNNRSPLRTLVNPQEIRRSWRSGGPVITGTIIVACAVMWLIEIILRFLAPEAYMAVISEGVVSPSLALINPWRIFTSMFLHATNVLHVLFNMMALWSVGPLLERLMGHWQYGALYLISGMGGAVGLTVWAAIEPTYGWYTYALGASGAIFGLFGAVMVVFRRVGADIRPMLIWIGLNFLMPFVISGIAWQAHVGGFVTGIALTELLTKGIPRLRRTSVATRMWIYGSVIVVTLIVVTLVCNLSNPLL, encoded by the coding sequence ATGCACAATGGCTTCAACGGATTCAGCAATTTCAACAACCGCTCACCTCTGCGCACTCTGGTGAATCCACAGGAGATTCGCAGGTCGTGGCGCAGTGGTGGCCCGGTCATTACCGGAACCATCATTGTCGCGTGCGCTGTGATGTGGCTGATCGAGATTATTCTGCGTTTTCTCGCCCCAGAAGCATATATGGCGGTTATCTCTGAAGGGGTTGTCAGTCCAAGTCTTGCGTTGATCAACCCGTGGCGGATCTTTACGTCCATGTTCCTTCATGCAACGAACGTGCTGCATGTGCTGTTCAACATGATGGCACTCTGGTCCGTTGGACCGCTGCTTGAGCGCCTGATGGGACATTGGCAGTACGGCGCGCTGTACCTGATCTCTGGCATGGGGGGTGCTGTTGGATTGACTGTCTGGGCAGCCATCGAGCCTACTTATGGATGGTATACGTACGCTCTCGGTGCCTCGGGCGCAATATTCGGCCTCTTTGGTGCGGTTATGGTGGTGTTCCGCAGGGTGGGGGCGGATATTCGCCCCATGCTGATCTGGATCGGCCTTAACTTTCTCATGCCGTTTGTCATCAGTGGCATTGCGTGGCAGGCGCACGTCGGCGGATTCGTCACCGGCATCGCGCTGACTGAGTTGCTCACCAAAGGAATTCCCCGCCTCAGAAGAACGAGTGTTGCCACACGAATGTGGATATATGGCAGCGTGATCGTTGTGACGCTTATCGTTGTTACGTTGGTCTGCAATCTGTCGAATCCGTTGCTATGA
- a CDS encoding serine/threonine-protein kinase, producing MRLVEGQLIHRRYRLDQRLAQGGMGEVWKGYDIELGRTVAIKALRGDVVQEEAKLRRLRVEAHNSANLAHPNIAALFEYYEHDGIGFLIMEYVPSKSLAQIYQESGALDPTELLPILIQTARGLFVAHSHGVIHRDVKPANIMVSDSGEVKITDFGVSYSTNQAQITQDGMVVGTAQYISPEQAQGFQATARSDIYSLGVVAYEGLCGHRPFTGATPVDIAAAHVNESVPPLPDSTDIQLAGYVMSMLAKDPHDRPPDALSVARTLARIQRRLLDQQTMDTEMIFQPGSRLPRKVVSAPHSVRNMMQAAWRATGHKDASQAPIADRIGRYLDTESEMSRREESK from the coding sequence ATGAGACTGGTCGAGGGGCAACTCATACACCGCCGCTACCGTCTGGATCAACGCCTCGCGCAAGGCGGCATGGGCGAAGTGTGGAAAGGCTATGACATTGAGCTCGGCAGAACCGTTGCAATCAAAGCGTTGCGCGGCGATGTAGTGCAGGAAGAGGCCAAGCTGCGCCGTCTGCGCGTAGAGGCGCATAATTCCGCAAATCTGGCTCATCCGAACATCGCTGCCTTGTTCGAATATTATGAGCATGACGGCATCGGCTTCCTGATCATGGAATACGTGCCGAGCAAATCTCTTGCTCAGATCTATCAGGAGTCCGGCGCCTTGGACCCTACGGAACTCCTGCCGATACTCATTCAGACTGCTCGCGGACTGTTTGTCGCCCATTCGCACGGTGTTATCCATCGCGATGTCAAGCCTGCAAACATTATGGTTTCCGATAGCGGTGAGGTCAAGATCACCGACTTTGGGGTCTCATACTCGACAAATCAGGCGCAGATCACTCAGGACGGCATGGTCGTGGGCACCGCGCAATATATTTCGCCGGAACAGGCACAGGGCTTTCAGGCAACCGCACGATCCGACATCTATTCACTCGGGGTCGTCGCCTATGAAGGCTTGTGCGGTCATCGTCCCTTCACCGGAGCCACTCCGGTTGATATCGCTGCAGCACATGTGAATGAATCAGTGCCTCCACTGCCAGATTCGACTGACATACAGCTCGCAGGATATGTCATGTCCATGTTGGCAAAGGATCCCCATGATCGTCCGCCCGATGCCCTGAGCGTGGCGCGAACGCTTGCCAGAATTCAGAGAAGACTCCTGGATCAGCAGACCATGGATACTGAAATGATTTTCCAACCCGGTTCCAGACTCCCCCGTAAGGTGGTGAGCGCTCCACATTCAGTGCGGAATATGATGCAGGCAGCATGGCGCGCAACAGGCCACAAGGACGCTTCTCAGGCTCCGATAGCAGACCGAATTGGCAGATACTTGGACACCGAATCAGAGATGTCACGAAGAGAGGAATCGAAATGA
- a CDS encoding glycogen/starch/alpha-glucan phosphorylase, which produces MVDITAPKASLSVEDLKKRITTNLQEKQGVRPEEATVADAYAATAEVVRDYLSVSWMDAKQRMVEGHVKAVGYLSAEFLLGRQLSNALLNAGLTQQFEGAVAELGFKPKDVIETEPEPGLGNGGLGRLAACYVDSLASLGVPAFGYGIQYQYGIFRQEFDDEGKQVERPDYWLSEGNSWGHEDVARSQRVSFGGSVVDGDDGARIWKPAWSVRAVPVDYLVPGYDSGRVNTLRLWTAKSYDEFDLATFNRSDYMGAVIPQVNAENITKVLYPEDSTPQGKRLRLEQQYFFVSASIHDAIRTFYPGEKNPDLTTFPDKICFQLNDTHPVIGIPELMRVLIDENGMDWDTAWTVTRKTFNYTCHTLLPEALEVWPAKLIGELLPRHLEIIRAINAQFVHELESKGTDKDAIDRMRIATDGPDGQVRMAYLATVGGSYVNGVAALHSQLLKDVTLKDFSNAYPDKFTNVTNGVTPRRFIKLANPRLSDLITEGLGTDKWIHDLDELEGLVPLADDASFVERFRKVKDANKQDFAKYASDKFDFTINTSTMFDSMIKRLHEYKRQSLKILAVIAEYAAIKDGSVDADEILPRSVFFGAKAAPGYAMAKLTIQLINNVARVINSDPAVKGKLAVYFPWNYNIDLAEHLIPATELDEQISQAGKEASGTGNMKFALNGSLTVGTLDGANVEIRDRVGAENFFLFGMQVEDVEKLYADGYDPMEFVHADPRLHHAIDLVANGTFSHGDRGTYAALTSDWLTHDYFMTMADFTAYMDIQKEIEATYRKPDEWARKAILNVAHSGFFSSDRSIEDYLKRIWHTEPQR; this is translated from the coding sequence ATGGTTGATATCACAGCTCCGAAAGCATCCTTGTCTGTTGAGGACTTGAAGAAACGAATAACCACGAATTTGCAGGAGAAACAGGGTGTAAGGCCAGAAGAGGCAACGGTTGCCGATGCCTATGCAGCCACCGCTGAGGTGGTTCGAGACTATCTCTCCGTATCGTGGATGGATGCAAAGCAGCGCATGGTTGAGGGGCACGTCAAGGCCGTTGGCTATCTGAGTGCGGAATTTCTGCTGGGCCGTCAACTTTCCAATGCACTGCTCAATGCAGGGCTGACGCAGCAGTTTGAAGGGGCTGTCGCAGAGCTTGGATTCAAGCCAAAGGATGTGATTGAGACCGAGCCTGAGCCAGGACTTGGCAATGGCGGGCTTGGACGTCTCGCCGCCTGCTATGTGGATTCTCTCGCTTCGCTGGGAGTTCCAGCCTTTGGCTACGGCATCCAATACCAATACGGCATCTTCCGCCAGGAATTCGATGACGAGGGCAAGCAGGTCGAAAGGCCAGATTACTGGCTCAGCGAAGGCAATTCATGGGGGCATGAGGATGTTGCACGATCCCAGCGCGTGAGCTTCGGCGGTTCCGTTGTCGATGGTGACGATGGTGCGAGAATCTGGAAGCCCGCGTGGTCGGTGCGTGCAGTGCCTGTCGATTATCTGGTGCCAGGCTATGATTCAGGCAGGGTCAATACGCTTCGCCTCTGGACTGCGAAATCATATGATGAATTCGATCTGGCCACCTTCAACCGTTCAGATTACATGGGGGCAGTAATCCCACAGGTCAATGCAGAAAACATCACCAAGGTGCTCTATCCCGAAGATTCAACCCCACAGGGCAAGCGGCTGCGCTTGGAACAACAGTACTTCTTCGTTTCCGCTTCGATTCATGATGCAATTCGCACATTCTATCCGGGCGAGAAGAATCCTGATCTGACCACCTTCCCTGACAAGATCTGCTTCCAATTGAATGACACACATCCGGTGATTGGCATTCCTGAACTGATGCGTGTGCTCATCGATGAGAATGGCATGGACTGGGATACCGCCTGGACGGTCACCCGCAAGACCTTCAACTACACATGCCACACGCTCCTGCCCGAGGCGCTCGAAGTATGGCCTGCCAAGCTTATCGGCGAGCTGCTTCCTCGCCATCTTGAAATCATCAGAGCCATCAACGCACAGTTCGTTCACGAGCTTGAATCCAAGGGCACTGACAAGGATGCGATTGATCGCATGCGCATTGCTACGGATGGTCCTGACGGTCAGGTTCGCATGGCATATCTTGCAACGGTTGGAGGCTCGTACGTCAACGGTGTGGCGGCACTGCATTCGCAGCTTCTTAAGGATGTGACGCTGAAGGATTTCAGCAACGCTTATCCTGACAAGTTCACCAACGTTACGAATGGTGTCACTCCTCGCCGTTTCATCAAGCTTGCCAATCCTCGCCTTTCCGACCTCATAACTGAAGGCTTGGGGACCGACAAGTGGATTCACGATCTGGACGAGCTCGAAGGACTCGTGCCACTGGCAGACGATGCCAGCTTCGTGGAACGCTTCCGCAAGGTCAAGGATGCCAATAAGCAGGATTTTGCCAAGTACGCGAGCGACAAGTTCGACTTCACGATCAACACCAGCACGATGTTTGATTCCATGATTAAGCGTCTTCACGAATACAAGCGTCAATCGCTGAAGATTCTGGCTGTCATCGCAGAATATGCGGCCATCAAGGATGGTTCGGTCGATGCCGATGAAATCCTGCCCCGTTCCGTTTTCTTCGGAGCGAAGGCAGCTCCGGGATACGCCATGGCAAAGCTTACGATTCAGCTGATCAATAACGTTGCCCGGGTGATCAACAGCGATCCTGCCGTCAAAGGCAAGCTCGCTGTGTACTTCCCATGGAATTACAACATTGATCTTGCCGAGCATCTGATTCCTGCCACCGAACTCGATGAACAGATATCGCAGGCCGGCAAGGAAGCTTCTGGAACAGGCAACATGAAGTTTGCGCTGAACGGTTCGCTTACCGTAGGGACGCTGGATGGTGCCAATGTCGAGATTCGTGACCGGGTCGGCGCAGAAAACTTCTTCCTCTTCGGCATGCAAGTCGAAGATGTCGAGAAACTCTATGCCGATGGCTACGATCCGATGGAATTCGTGCATGCGGATCCGCGTCTGCATCATGCCATCGATCTGGTTGCCAACGGAACATTCTCCCACGGCGACCGTGGTACCTATGCAGCGCTGACATCTGATTGGCTGACTCACGACTATTTCATGACAATGGCCGATTTCACTGCCTACATGGATATTCAAAAGGAAATCGAGGCAACGTACCGCAAGCCCGACGAGTGGGCGCGCAAGGCCATACTGAATGTTGCGCACAGCGGTTTCTTCAGCTCTGACCGCTCTATCGAGGATTATCTCAAGCGCATCTGGCACACCGAGCCGCAGCGCTGA
- the pknB gene encoding Stk1 family PASTA domain-containing Ser/Thr kinase, whose amino-acid sequence MSTPLPNSLANGRYELGQLIGRGGMAEVHVARDMRLGRTVAIKIMRSDLTNDEIFLSRFRREAHSVAQLNNPNIVSIYDSGEETLTDEAGHNERVPYLVMEFVKGQTLRDVLRANGALSQRDAEQVMLGVLNALEYSHRMGIIHRDIKPGNIMISDQGTVKVMDFGIARALDDSAATMTQSQGVVGTAQYLSPEQARGETVDVRSDLYSAGCVLYEMITGRPPFIGDSAVAIAYQHVSEVATPPSNIVPGLPKMWDSICAKAMAKDRRNRYTTAAEFKNDVLTFMNGGTPVAAAFNPLTDLSNMQVRKNAEQGTATVAMAPQTDTVSATQAFNPVTGQFEAVPSAKGAESRAAQRASQEKSKRRKRAIIITIIAFLALLGIAAGVWALTSQESDGLVTVPTITSQMSEARAKEIIESAGLKYQQKQDTSSDQAEGTFTKQNPDGGKQVAKGTTVTVWFSAGPQSVQVPDVSGSTQEQARKTLEAAGFKVSSSASVEDSATIAKDHVTRTDPAAGKSLEKGGSILLYISSGMTQVPNDLAGKSQDDVTKMIQDQGLRIGTITQETSDTVPSGSVTRTDPSSGTSVEQGTTVNVYVSSGKEKVTVGNYVGQTLSNVKASLNGKLTIKVNGPDVDNAMVTAQDQTNTQVDKGSTITLTTGPNTSFSPTTLQGKTVQQATTTLQSYGYTVTTQPSTASGSSQVSQVTLNSDGSVTLVVSSSSSGSSSSSGSGSGN is encoded by the coding sequence ATGAGCACTCCATTGCCGAACTCATTGGCCAACGGCCGCTACGAGCTTGGACAGCTTATCGGTCGTGGTGGCATGGCAGAAGTTCATGTGGCTCGAGATATGCGACTTGGTCGCACCGTCGCCATCAAGATCATGCGTTCCGATTTGACGAATGACGAGATCTTCCTTTCACGCTTCCGACGTGAAGCGCATTCGGTCGCGCAGCTGAACAACCCCAATATCGTATCAATCTACGATTCCGGCGAAGAGACGCTGACTGACGAGGCAGGGCACAACGAGCGCGTGCCATATCTTGTTATGGAATTCGTCAAGGGGCAGACCTTGCGAGATGTGCTGCGCGCCAACGGTGCGTTGAGTCAGCGCGATGCCGAACAGGTCATGCTCGGGGTGCTGAACGCGCTTGAGTATTCACATCGCATGGGTATCATCCACCGAGACATCAAGCCTGGCAACATCATGATCAGCGATCAGGGAACGGTCAAGGTCATGGACTTCGGCATTGCCCGTGCTCTCGACGATTCCGCAGCGACGATGACCCAGTCACAGGGTGTTGTCGGCACGGCACAATATTTAAGCCCCGAACAGGCTCGAGGCGAGACGGTCGATGTGCGTTCCGACCTGTATTCGGCAGGTTGCGTGCTCTATGAAATGATTACGGGCAGACCGCCATTCATCGGTGATTCTGCCGTGGCAATCGCGTACCAGCATGTTTCAGAAGTGGCGACACCTCCCAGCAACATCGTTCCCGGTCTGCCAAAGATGTGGGATTCGATCTGCGCGAAGGCCATGGCCAAGGATCGCAGAAACCGTTACACGACGGCAGCCGAGTTCAAGAACGATGTTCTGACCTTCATGAATGGCGGTACTCCAGTCGCCGCTGCCTTCAACCCACTCACTGACCTGAGCAACATGCAGGTGCGCAAGAATGCTGAGCAGGGTACGGCCACCGTTGCCATGGCTCCACAAACCGACACCGTCTCGGCGACACAGGCCTTTAACCCAGTGACCGGCCAGTTCGAAGCGGTTCCTTCGGCGAAGGGTGCCGAAAGCCGTGCGGCGCAGCGGGCGTCTCAGGAAAAAAGCAAACGCAGGAAGCGGGCGATCATCATCACGATCATCGCATTCCTCGCTCTTCTCGGCATCGCTGCAGGCGTGTGGGCGCTGACCAGTCAGGAGTCTGACGGACTAGTCACCGTGCCGACCATCACCTCACAGATGTCTGAGGCACGAGCCAAGGAAATCATCGAATCCGCTGGCTTGAAATACCAGCAGAAACAAGACACCTCTTCTGATCAGGCTGAAGGAACGTTCACCAAGCAGAATCCTGACGGAGGCAAGCAAGTCGCCAAAGGTACGACCGTCACGGTTTGGTTCTCTGCTGGTCCACAGTCGGTTCAGGTGCCCGATGTCTCGGGAAGCACTCAGGAGCAGGCTCGCAAGACCCTTGAAGCTGCTGGTTTCAAGGTGAGTTCTTCAGCTTCCGTGGAAGACAGCGCCACCATTGCGAAAGACCATGTGACGAGAACTGATCCAGCTGCGGGCAAATCGCTGGAAAAGGGTGGGAGCATCCTGCTGTACATTTCATCGGGCATGACTCAGGTGCCGAACGATCTTGCAGGCAAATCCCAGGACGATGTGACCAAGATGATTCAGGATCAAGGACTGCGCATTGGAACCATAACCCAGGAGACTTCCGACACGGTTCCGTCCGGTTCGGTGACACGAACCGACCCCTCGTCTGGCACTTCCGTGGAACAGGGCACGACAGTGAATGTGTACGTGTCCAGCGGCAAGGAGAAGGTCACCGTTGGCAACTACGTCGGGCAAACTCTCAGCAATGTCAAAGCATCGCTCAATGGCAAACTTACCATAAAGGTCAATGGTCCCGATGTGGACAACGCTATGGTGACGGCACAGGATCAGACAAACACCCAGGTTGACAAGGGATCAACAATCACATTGACCACCGGTCCGAACACAAGTTTCAGTCCCACCACACTGCAAGGAAAAACAGTCCAACAGGCAACAACCACCTTGCAATCGTATGGTTATACGGTCACAACCCAGCCGTCAACGGCCTCTGGTTCGTCGCAAGTGAGCCAGGTCACGCTCAATAGTGATGGTTCGGTCACCTTGGTCGTCAGCTCGTCAAGCAGCGGATCGAGTAGCAGTTCGGGCAGCGGCTCTGGAAACTGA
- a CDS encoding threonine/serine exporter ThrE family protein, whose protein sequence is MFIKGREKAKNRRSKEREAQDKVSVYHSHALPLDMEDIIRDYDKPVTDAGLAAKTSIIVRVGMLDLAAGTGSFRVREMMHRIAFPMGVHVRSDVNLTDIEATCTDGKERITEVVDLPTTGVNTERIWLLEHFADWFSVRCGLTGLYHHESSISTELVDSLGTKESEGSALRAIKRHRKKLAAKLPTGEYAEHFEHYQPDSVEHGMKSITVGEAHARLDTIEHRHPLYSPEFAGLASAVACASFVFLLGGGPIDMLGAFIGAGIGHYVRRLLLAKHINQFFVTFVVVALAALACVGTLRLFGLFDPAALEHDTAYIGATLFVIPGFPLVTGGLDIAKIDYPSGIQRLTYALSIILMATLAGWAVARIVMLNPQGFEPLGLNDWTNGMLRFVMAFGGVWGFSVMFNSPQRMALTAASIGAVTDTLRLEIQDLFGVPPEAAAFVGAFIAGLLASFWRSAVRRGWLPPHLGYPRICLTVPSIVIMVPGLYMYRAMFYLGQFNTLQALDWGFRAFMVILCLPVGLAMARVITDRSWRYDK, encoded by the coding sequence ATGTTTATTAAAGGTCGAGAAAAAGCCAAGAACAGGCGCAGCAAGGAGCGAGAGGCCCAAGACAAGGTCTCCGTCTACCACAGCCATGCGCTGCCATTGGATATGGAAGACATCATCCGAGACTATGACAAGCCCGTCACCGATGCTGGTTTGGCAGCAAAGACAAGCATTATCGTTCGCGTTGGCATGCTCGACCTTGCCGCAGGAACCGGGAGCTTTCGCGTCAGAGAGATGATGCATCGCATAGCGTTTCCGATGGGAGTTCATGTTCGATCCGATGTGAATCTCACCGATATCGAGGCCACCTGCACCGATGGCAAGGAACGCATCACCGAAGTCGTCGATTTACCCACCACAGGCGTGAATACGGAAAGAATATGGCTGCTTGAGCATTTCGCAGACTGGTTCAGCGTGCGCTGCGGACTCACTGGCCTGTATCACCATGAATCCTCCATTTCGACTGAACTGGTCGATTCGCTGGGAACCAAGGAGTCAGAAGGTTCGGCACTGCGCGCGATCAAAAGACACAGAAAGAAGCTTGCTGCCAAGCTTCCCACCGGTGAATACGCGGAACATTTCGAGCACTACCAGCCAGATTCAGTTGAGCACGGCATGAAGTCCATCACGGTGGGAGAGGCCCATGCTCGGCTTGACACGATCGAACATCGCCATCCGCTGTATTCCCCGGAATTCGCAGGGTTAGCGTCTGCCGTAGCCTGCGCATCCTTCGTGTTCCTGCTCGGCGGGGGGCCGATAGACATGCTTGGCGCATTCATCGGCGCGGGGATTGGGCACTACGTTCGCAGACTGCTTCTTGCCAAGCACATCAACCAGTTCTTCGTCACCTTTGTCGTTGTTGCGCTCGCCGCGCTTGCATGCGTGGGAACGCTCAGACTCTTCGGCCTTTTCGACCCGGCAGCATTGGAGCATGATACCGCGTACATCGGTGCAACGCTGTTCGTGATACCCGGCTTTCCACTGGTGACAGGCGGATTGGACATTGCCAAGATTGATTATCCATCGGGCATTCAGCGACTCACCTACGCACTGTCGATCATTCTGATGGCCACGCTGGCCGGTTGGGCAGTTGCTCGAATAGTCATGCTCAACCCGCAAGGCTTTGAACCGTTGGGCTTGAATGACTGGACGAATGGCATGCTCCGCTTCGTCATGGCGTTTGGCGGGGTCTGGGGCTTCTCCGTCATGTTCAATTCTCCGCAGCGCATGGCCTTGACTGCGGCAAGCATTGGTGCGGTCACGGATACCTTGCGTTTGGAGATACAGGATCTGTTCGGCGTGCCACCGGAAGCTGCGGCCTTCGTAGGAGCCTTCATCGCCGGTCTTCTGGCTTCGTTCTGGCGCAGTGCGGTCAGGCGTGGGTGGCTTCCGCCGCATTTGGGATATCCGCGCATATGCCTCACGGTTCCGTCCATCGTGATCATGGTGCCAGGGCTGTATATGTATCGTGCGATGTTCTATCTCGGGCAGTTCAATACGCTTCAAGCCCTTGACTGGGGCTTCAGGGCTTTCATGGTCATTCTGTGTCTGCCGGTTGGTCTCGCCATGGCAAGAGTCATCACCGACCGCTCCTGGAGATACGACAAGTAA